GAGTTTATTTCCATATTTGCAGAAAACCTTGGGGACAGGCTTGCAGTACCCTCATCTGCAAACAGACTTCCAAGGGCTTCCCACATTGCCTATCTGGGGTGGAGACGTCTGTTAAAGGGAGAGGCAGATGATGTAATTAATCTGGTCCCTCTTTATGTAAGAAAGGCAGATGCAGAGATTAAACTGGAGTCAAAGGGACGGAGTACATAAATGGGTGAAGAATATACAATTAGAAAAATGATGTTTGATGATATAGAGCAGGTGCTGGAGGTGGAAAGGTTTTCATTTCCAAGTCCCTGGTCAAAGAAAGCCTTTGAGGCAGAGCTGCATGATAATCTCTTCGCTCACTATTTTGTTGCTGTACAGGGTGAAACTATAGTAGGTTATGCAGGAATGTGGATGGTTTTAGATGAAGCACATGTGACAAACATTGCGGTCCGCCCTGCCTTCAGGGGATTGAATTATGGCAAAAGACTTACCCAAGAGCTTATCATTCAAGCCTTTAAGCTGGGAGCTAATCGAATTACTTTAGAAGTAAGGGTATCCAACATGGTTGCAAGAAACCTTTACAAGGGCCTGGGTTTTCGTGAGGTAGGTATTCGCAAGGGTTATTATTCTGATAATAATGAAGATGCCATAATCATGTGGAAAAATATTCAGTTGAGTAATGATTATGTATCTTGTGATGAAGGCAGGGGGTGATACCATGTTGGTTTTAGGAATTGAGACAAGCTGTGACGAAACATCAGCAGCTGTTATCAGCAATGGAAATAAAATATTGAGCAATGTCATATCCAGTCAAATTAGCACTCACCAGCCCTACGGCGGTGTTGTTCCAGAAATTGCCTCGAGAAAACACCTGGAAAATATAATCCCTGTAATTAGTGAGGCAATGGACCAGGCTGATATATCTTTTAAGGAGCTTGACGCAATAGCAGTAACCTATGGTCCTGGTCTGGCAGGGGCCCTGCTGGTGGGTGTTTCTGCTGCTAAAGCCCTGGCTTATTCCCTTGGCAAACCATTAATAGGAGTAAATCATCTAGATGGTCATATTTATGCAAGCTTTCTTGAGCATACAATCCAGATGCCTCTTGTTTGCCTGGTGGTTTCTGGGGGCCATACAAGTCTTGTTTATATGGAAGACCATGACCATAGAATCTTACTGGGTGCTACAAGGGATGATGCCGCTGGAGAGG
The DNA window shown above is from Desulfitibacter alkalitolerans DSM 16504 and carries:
- the rimI gene encoding ribosomal protein S18-alanine N-acetyltransferase, which translates into the protein MGEEYTIRKMMFDDIEQVLEVERFSFPSPWSKKAFEAELHDNLFAHYFVAVQGETIVGYAGMWMVLDEAHVTNIAVRPAFRGLNYGKRLTQELIIQAFKLGANRITLEVRVSNMVARNLYKGLGFREVGIRKGYYSDNNEDAIIMWKNIQLSNDYVSCDEGRG